A genomic window from Tolypothrix sp. PCC 7910 includes:
- a CDS encoding non-ribosomal peptide synthetase, producing MSIIKNDLNNQYYVQAEILNKSSQTQDLQQEYDTALCLHQLFEAQVERTPNAIAVIFEQQRLTYKELNTKANQLANYLQNLGVGTEVLVGICLERSLEMVVGLLGILKAGGAYVPLDPAYPPERLAFILENTQTPILLTTKNLVENLEIHQQQIICLDTDWEIIAENNSANPVTEVTPENLSYVIYTSGSTGKPKGVMITHSGICNTLFWRQETFKLTAQDKVLQTISFSFDPSVWQIFWPLGFGGQLIMARPGGHQDPAYLIKTIVEQQITVMAVVPSMLRLLLEEKGIENCHCLRHITSGGEALSNELIKRFYEKLKLNNVLVNCYGPTEAAIDATFWICQPQINSNFAPIGSAIRNTQIYILDENLQPVAFGEAGELHIAGHGIARGYFNRPDLTQEKFIHNPLNNPKSKIRLEKFAQRGGTPARNFSQNLKLYKTGDLARYLPDGNIEFLGRIDQQVKIRGLRIELGEITAVLSQHSAVKQALVIDREDIPGNQQLVAYLVAEEIPSQGELRRFLQDKLPDYMVPAAFVFLDTLPLNPNGKIDRSALPAPDVSTLINTVNFVAPRNPTEEILAAIWGQVLGLEKVGIADNFFEIGGNSLLATQVISRLRSALSVEIPLRSLFTNPTIASFTDAIAKLQIADNSHHQPISQISKSEAIPLSFAQQRVWFIEQLEPNNPTYIIPEAVKLQGHLNIEVLQKSLDAIVAHHAILRTTFITAADGSPIQVIQPPRPVELQIIPLSSPSQIQPILNQEAQKPFNLASDLMLRASLLQLDSQAHILVIAMHHIAADGWSMGIFWQQLAAVYAAFLAGKLSPLTPLPIQYADFAIWQRQQLSGTQLEGELAYWKHQLADATTVLELPTDKPRSPVQTYRGESQTLKLAPTLSKALTVISRQHHVTLFMTLLAAFGTMLHRYTGQEDILIGSPIAGRNRAELEQLIGFFINTVVLRTSFTGDPNFSTLLAQVRETALAAYAHQDTPFEKLVEQLQIERDTSRHPLFQVWFNMLNLGDVKLELPGLALEPLAFTETTSKFDLTLYIVEQKQGIELKLVYNADLFSSERMQEMLHQYQHLLTQIVAQPNQKISSYSLVTPTSAALLPQPGEVLAEPEYTLVTTLFNFWVATNPQKTAITQATHHWSYQQLSNSAHHLAMVLLNYDVQPGDAIALYGTKSFGLIASMLGILLSGGVLVTIDSQLPAERQQMILSAANAKYSIYIDGEHSQQPNIICVDSKTAAVTNNLATHQQITTLPTIQPDDAAYIFFTSGTTGVPKGVLGCHKGLAHFLNWQRQTFNITADDKVAQLTGLSFDVVLRDIFLPLTSGATLCLPEVSAQIAPDQILHYLQHQQITVLHTVPSLARSWLAHVPPEVTLVNLRWLFFAGEPLPETLIQQWRQTFPVSGEIVNLYGPTETTLAKCYYQIPNQPTPGVQPIGLPIPQTQALVLTPHQQLCGIGELGEIVIRTPFRSLGYINNPTENQARFIQNPWNDDAQDLLYFTGDYGRYRPDGLLEILGRRDQQVKIRGIRIELGEIESILTQHPDIFQAVVIAREDIADDKRLVAYIIPHAHTVANINDLRRFLSSQLPQYMVPTAFVILDTLPLTPNGKLDRRALPIPQLDSQTTYIAPRNQVEQQLVEIWQQILGVDAVGIRDNFFELGGHSLLAAKLFWQIEQKFGQNLPLAILFQLGTIEALAEILNSEQKAVNLHNNWSSLVAIQPQGNKPPLFCVHGLGGEVLCFRELAMYLGTDQPFYGLQAVGLDGKQPPLTKIAEMATHYLQEIKIIQPHGPYFLAGYSFGGNVAFEMAQQLHRQGESVEILVLLDTNRFGSEQRLPFHQRIGEHWQNLRTMGLAYIKQRLEVWRNWAIDNFQRQQYLWKNQSQESILKANYFFDITQNLLETDDYIDIINTNIQAVKEYRYHVYPGRVLLLRTEDKNRLEAVGVQYDPQFGWGELVTGELDIEYIPGSHLNLLQEPFVQVLAEKLRDRLTKIVDTTRDN from the coding sequence ATGAGTATAATTAAGAACGATTTAAATAATCAGTACTATGTTCAGGCTGAAATATTAAATAAAAGCAGCCAAACTCAGGATTTACAACAAGAGTATGATACAGCGTTATGTCTCCATCAGTTGTTTGAGGCTCAAGTTGAGCGTACACCCAATGCGATCGCAGTCATATTTGAACAGCAGAGATTAACTTACAAAGAGTTAAATACTAAAGCCAATCAACTAGCAAATTATCTCCAGAATTTAGGTGTGGGGACAGAAGTACTGGTGGGTATTTGTTTAGAACGCTCTTTAGAAATGGTCGTGGGATTGTTGGGTATACTCAAGGCTGGTGGTGCGTATGTACCGTTAGATCCAGCATATCCCCCAGAGCGTTTAGCTTTCATTTTAGAAAATACGCAAACACCAATACTTTTAACTACAAAAAATTTAGTTGAAAATCTAGAAATTCATCAACAGCAAATTATTTGTCTAGATACAGATTGGGAAATTATTGCAGAAAATAATTCAGCCAATCCTGTAACTGAAGTTACACCAGAAAACTTGAGTTATGTAATTTATACTTCAGGTTCTACAGGCAAACCCAAGGGTGTAATGATTACCCATAGTGGTATTTGTAATACACTTTTTTGGCGACAAGAAACTTTTAAATTAACTGCACAAGATAAAGTTTTACAGACAATTTCTTTTAGTTTTGACCCCTCTGTTTGGCAGATATTTTGGCCTTTAGGATTTGGGGGTCAGCTAATTATGGCCCGTCCTGGCGGTCATCAAGACCCTGCTTATTTAATTAAGACAATTGTTGAGCAGCAAATTACCGTTATGGCTGTGGTACCCTCGATGCTGCGGCTATTACTGGAGGAAAAAGGAATAGAGAATTGTCACTGCTTGAGACATATTACCAGTGGCGGCGAAGCTTTATCTAATGAACTGATCAAGCGCTTTTATGAAAAACTAAAATTAAATAATGTATTGGTAAATTGTTACGGCCCCACAGAAGCAGCGATTGATGCCACTTTTTGGATTTGTCAGCCACAAATTAACTCTAATTTTGCACCGATTGGGAGTGCTATTAGGAATACACAGATTTATATTTTGGATGAAAATTTGCAGCCTGTAGCTTTTGGAGAAGCAGGTGAATTGCATATAGCTGGTCATGGTATTGCACGCGGATATTTTAACCGTCCCGATTTAACCCAGGAAAAGTTTATTCATAATCCGTTGAATAATCCAAAATCCAAAATCCGTCTTGAAAAGTTTGCTCAACGGGGGGGAACCCCCGCACGCAACTTTTCGCAAAATCTAAAATTATATAAAACTGGGGATTTAGCTCGTTATTTACCGGATGGTAATATCGAGTTTCTGGGTCGTATTGACCAGCAAGTAAAGATTCGGGGTTTGCGAATTGAATTAGGAGAAATCACAGCTGTACTTAGTCAACATTCAGCCGTGAAACAAGCTTTAGTTATCGATAGAGAAGATATTCCTGGGAATCAGCAGCTTGTAGCATATTTAGTAGCTGAAGAAATTCCAAGTCAGGGTGAATTACGGCGCTTTTTGCAGGATAAACTACCTGATTACATGGTACCTGCTGCCTTTGTTTTTTTAGATACCCTACCGTTAAACCCTAACGGCAAAATAGACAGGAGTGCATTACCCGCGCCAGATGTATCAACTTTGATTAATACTGTTAACTTTGTCGCACCGCGTAACCCAACAGAAGAAATATTAGCTGCAATTTGGGGACAAGTATTAGGCTTAGAAAAAGTTGGGATTGCGGATAACTTCTTTGAAATTGGCGGAAATTCGCTGCTGGCGACTCAAGTAATTTCCCGACTGCGTTCAGCGTTGAGTGTGGAAATACCATTACGATCGCTCTTTACTAATCCTACCATCGCGAGTTTTACAGATGCGATCGCAAAATTGCAAATAGCTGATAACTCTCATCACCAGCCAATTAGCCAAATTAGCAAGAGTGAGGCGATACCGCTATCATTTGCCCAGCAGAGAGTCTGGTTTATTGAACAATTAGAACCCAATAACCCGACATATATCATTCCAGAAGCCGTCAAGTTACAAGGTCACCTGAATATTGAAGTATTGCAAAAATCCTTAGATGCAATAGTCGCCCATCACGCCATCCTGAGAACTACATTTATTACAGCAGCAGACGGTAGCCCGATACAAGTTATTCAGCCACCGCGTCCGGTGGAACTTCAGATTATTCCGCTGTCTTCCCCTTCTCAAATTCAACCAATCCTCAACCAAGAAGCACAAAAACCCTTCAATTTAGCATCAGACTTGATGCTGCGTGCTAGTTTACTCCAGCTTGATTCACAAGCACATATCTTAGTGATAGCGATGCACCACATCGCCGCTGATGGTTGGTCGATGGGGATATTTTGGCAGCAGTTAGCCGCAGTTTACGCAGCATTTTTAGCAGGTAAATTATCTCCCTTGACTCCCTTACCCATTCAATATGCTGATTTCGCAATTTGGCAAAGACAACAACTTTCAGGAACACAGCTAGAAGGCGAACTCGCATACTGGAAACATCAGCTAGCTGATGCAACCACCGTCTTAGAATTACCCACAGATAAACCTCGTTCTCCAGTGCAAACCTACCGGGGAGAAAGTCAAACCCTAAAGCTTGCACCAACGCTGAGTAAAGCACTGACAGTAATCTCCCGTCAGCATCATGTGACTTTATTCATGACTTTATTAGCAGCTTTTGGGACAATGCTGCACCGCTACACCGGACAAGAGGACATACTTATCGGTTCCCCCATTGCGGGACGCAACCGCGCCGAACTCGAACAGTTGATTGGCTTCTTTATCAACACAGTTGTGCTGCGAACCAGCTTTACAGGTGACCCGAATTTTTCTACTCTACTAGCGCAAGTGCGCGAAACAGCATTAGCGGCTTACGCACACCAAGATACCCCCTTCGAGAAACTAGTAGAACAACTGCAAATTGAACGCGATACCAGCCGTCATCCCCTGTTTCAAGTCTGGTTTAATATGCTGAACTTGGGTGATGTCAAGTTAGAACTACCAGGGTTAGCATTAGAACCCCTTGCTTTCACAGAAACCACCTCTAAATTCGACCTCACCTTATATATAGTCGAACAAAAGCAGGGAATCGAACTCAAACTAGTCTACAACGCGGATTTATTTAGCTCAGAGCGAATGCAGGAAATGCTGCATCAATACCAACATTTACTCACGCAAATAGTTGCACAGCCGAATCAAAAAATTAGTTCTTATTCTTTGGTAACGCCAACATCTGCGGCTTTATTACCTCAACCTGGGGAAGTATTAGCAGAACCAGAATATACATTAGTCACTACATTATTTAATTTTTGGGTAGCCACCAACCCCCAAAAGACAGCCATTACTCAAGCTACACATCATTGGAGTTACCAACAATTAAGCAACAGCGCCCATCATCTAGCAATGGTGCTACTGAATTATGACGTACAACCAGGAGATGCGATCGCCCTTTATGGTACAAAAAGCTTTGGCTTAATTGCTAGTATGCTGGGGATTTTACTCAGTGGTGGGGTATTAGTTACCATTGATTCCCAACTTCCAGCCGAACGTCAGCAGATGATTTTATCAGCAGCCAATGCTAAATACTCTATATATATTGATGGAGAGCATTCACAACAGCCAAATATAATTTGCGTAGATTCTAAGACAGCAGCAGTTACCAATAATTTGGCAACTCATCAGCAAATTACAACATTACCAACAATTCAACCTGACGATGCAGCATATATTTTCTTCACCTCTGGGACGACAGGAGTACCTAAAGGTGTTTTGGGTTGTCACAAAGGGCTAGCGCACTTCTTAAATTGGCAACGGCAAACCTTTAATATTACAGCAGACGACAAAGTCGCACAATTAACTGGCTTATCTTTTGATGTCGTCCTCAGAGATATCTTTTTACCCTTAACCAGTGGTGCTACCTTGTGTTTACCAGAAGTTAGCGCCCAAATCGCACCTGATCAAATCCTGCATTACTTACAACACCAGCAAATTACCGTACTGCACACAGTACCATCCTTAGCGCGATCGTGGTTAGCTCATGTCCCCCCAGAGGTCACCCTCGTTAATTTGCGCTGGTTATTCTTTGCGGGTGAACCACTCCCAGAAACACTCATACAGCAATGGCGACAAACATTCCCCGTCTCTGGTGAAATTGTCAATCTTTACGGGCCGACAGAAACCACACTCGCCAAATGCTATTACCAAATACCAAATCAACCAACTCCAGGAGTGCAACCCATCGGTTTACCAATACCACAAACCCAAGCACTAGTCTTAACACCCCATCAACAACTTTGTGGGATTGGTGAACTCGGTGAGATAGTCATTCGCACACCATTCCGCAGCTTGGGTTACATCAACAACCCAACCGAAAACCAAGCGCGGTTTATACAAAATCCCTGGAATGACGACGCACAGGATTTGCTTTACTTTACAGGTGATTACGGCCGCTATCGCCCAGATGGATTGTTAGAAATCCTTGGTCGGCGTGACCAGCAAGTTAAAATTCGGGGGATACGTATTGAACTGGGAGAAATTGAAAGCATATTAACCCAGCACCCAGATATTTTTCAGGCTGTAGTTATTGCCCGTGAAGATATTGCTGATGACAAACGCTTAGTAGCTTACATTATCCCCCATGCCCACACAGTAGCCAACATCAACGATTTGCGGCGTTTCCTCAGTAGTCAGTTACCGCAGTACATGGTTCCCACAGCATTTGTCATATTAGACACTTTACCCCTGACTCCCAATGGCAAATTAGACCGTCGTGCTTTACCAATACCGCAATTAGACAGCCAAACTACATATATTGCGCCTCGAAATCAAGTTGAACAGCAATTAGTAGAAATTTGGCAACAAATTTTAGGCGTAGATGCCGTTGGTATCAGGGATAATTTCTTTGAATTGGGAGGACATTCCCTGTTAGCAGCCAAATTATTTTGGCAAATTGAGCAGAAATTCGGTCAAAATCTCCCCTTAGCGATTTTGTTTCAATTAGGAACCATTGAAGCCCTAGCAGAAATCCTTAATTCAGAGCAAAAAGCAGTAAATTTACATAATAATTGGTCTTCACTAGTAGCAATTCAACCCCAAGGGAATAAACCCCCGTTGTTTTGTGTTCACGGGTTAGGTGGTGAAGTGCTGTGTTTCCGCGAATTAGCCATGTATTTGGGAACAGACCAACCATTTTACGGATTGCAAGCAGTAGGTTTGGATGGGAAACAGCCACCCTTGACTAAAATTGCAGAAATGGCGACACATTATCTCCAAGAAATTAAAATTATTCAGCCGCATGGCCCTTATTTTCTCGCGGGTTACTCTTTTGGCGGAAACGTCGCCTTTGAAATGGCGCAGCAATTGCATCGCCAAGGGGAATCTGTAGAAATTCTAGTGTTATTAGATACTAATCGCTTCGGTTCTGAACAACGCTTACCATTTCATCAGCGAATCGGCGAACATTGGCAAAACCTTCGCACAATGGGACTAGCTTATATTAAGCAAAGGCTAGAAGTTTGGCGTAATTGGGCAATCGATAACTTTCAGCGACAACAATATTTATGGAAAAATCAATCTCAAGAGTCAATACTCAAGGCAAATTATTTCTTTGATATTACGCAAAATCTCTTAGAAACTGACGATTACATCGACATTATCAATACAAATATCCAAGCAGTCAAAGAATATCGCTACCATGTTTATCCAGGACGCGTGTTGCTATTGCGTACCGAGGATAAAAATCGTCTAGAAGCCGTAGGTGTACAATATGATCCGCAATTTGGTTGGGGGGAACTGGTAACTGGAGAATTAGATATCGAATATATCCCCGGTTCCCACCTGAATCTACTCCAAGAACCCTTCGTACAAGTCCTAGCAGAAAAATTGCGCGATCGCTTAACTAAGATTGTGGATACTACAAGGGATAATTGA
- the psbF gene encoding cytochrome b559 subunit beta: MTSGNNINQPVTYPIFTVRWLAVHTLGVPTVFFLGAIAAMQFIQR, from the coding sequence ATGACTAGCGGCAACAACATCAATCAACCAGTTACCTATCCAATTTTTACAGTTAGATGGTTGGCAGTTCACACCCTAGGTGTACCCACTGTCTTCTTCTTGGGCGCGATCGCCGCAATGCAGTTTATTCAACGCTAG
- a CDS encoding photosynthesis system II assembly factor Ycf48, which produces MHAILKSWQRIFAVLIVVLMCIGCSKVPSTSYNPWAVISVPTEAKLFDIAFTENPQHGYIVGSNATILETNDGGDTWKPLNLALDDTRYRFDSISFAGKEGWIAGEPGLLLHTTDEGRSWSRIPLSEKLPGNPISISALGKDTAEMATDVGAIYQTKDGGKNWKAQVEAAVGVVRNLERSADGKYVAVSAKGSFYSTWEPGQNAWVPHNRNSSRRVENMGFADNGQMWMLARGGQVQFSDPTKPEEWQEAQNPELSTSWGLLDLAYRTPDDIWVGGGSGNLLHSADGGKTWKKDRDVETVAANFYKIVFFQPNQGFIIGDRGVLLKYNPNVATASP; this is translated from the coding sequence ATGCACGCAATTTTGAAAAGTTGGCAACGAATATTTGCCGTATTGATAGTTGTCCTGATGTGTATAGGTTGTAGCAAAGTTCCTTCTACCAGCTATAACCCCTGGGCAGTTATTTCTGTCCCCACAGAAGCAAAGCTGTTTGATATTGCTTTTACAGAAAATCCTCAGCATGGCTACATAGTCGGTAGCAATGCCACCATTTTAGAAACCAATGATGGTGGAGATACTTGGAAACCCTTGAATTTAGCGCTGGATGACACCAGATACCGCTTTGATTCGATTAGTTTTGCAGGTAAAGAAGGGTGGATTGCTGGAGAGCCTGGTTTGCTACTGCATACTACTGATGAAGGCCGTTCTTGGTCACGCATTCCCCTAAGTGAAAAATTACCTGGTAATCCCATCAGTATCAGTGCGCTGGGAAAAGATACAGCTGAGATGGCTACTGATGTGGGCGCAATTTATCAAACCAAAGACGGCGGTAAAAACTGGAAAGCTCAAGTAGAAGCAGCAGTTGGTGTGGTACGTAACTTAGAACGTTCTGCCGATGGTAAATATGTTGCGGTTTCTGCTAAAGGTAGCTTTTACTCCACTTGGGAACCAGGACAAAATGCTTGGGTACCCCATAACCGCAATAGTTCTCGTCGCGTAGAGAACATGGGTTTTGCTGACAATGGGCAAATGTGGATGCTGGCGCGGGGAGGTCAAGTACAATTTAGCGACCCCACGAAACCCGAAGAGTGGCAAGAAGCACAAAATCCCGAATTATCTACGAGTTGGGGTTTACTCGATTTAGCCTATCGCACACCGGATGACATTTGGGTAGGTGGCGGTAGTGGTAATTTACTGCACAGCGCTGATGGCGGTAAAACTTGGAAAAAAGACCGGGATGTAGAAACAGTTGCTGCTAATTTTTACAAAATTGTGTTTTTCCAACCCAATCAAGGATTTATTATTGGCGATCGCGGCGTTTTACTGAAATATAACCCCAACGTTGCTACAGCTTCTCCCTAA
- a CDS encoding rubredoxin: MSEQSEQAVETQVLDRYECRSCGYIYEPEKGDDKYEIPPGRPFAELPVNWRCPVCSAKKQAFTNIGPAGQASGFRENLGYGLGVNTLTPTQKNLLIFGALALAFLFFLSLYGLQ, encoded by the coding sequence ATGAGCGAACAAAGCGAACAAGCTGTTGAAACTCAAGTATTAGACCGCTATGAGTGTCGCTCCTGCGGTTACATTTATGAACCTGAGAAGGGAGATGACAAATATGAAATTCCCCCTGGAAGACCCTTCGCAGAACTGCCCGTAAATTGGCGCTGTCCCGTATGTAGTGCAAAGAAGCAAGCTTTCACCAACATCGGCCCAGCAGGTCAAGCATCAGGCTTTCGAGAAAATCTTGGTTATGGCTTAGGTGTCAACACCTTGACACCAACCCAAAAAAACCTACTGATTTTCGGTGCTTTAGCACTAGCTTTCTTATTTTTTCTCAGTCTCTACGGGTTACAATAG
- the ndhK gene encoding photosynthetic/respiratory NAD(P)H-quinone oxidoreductase subunit K, which yields MVLNSNLPTQDKERIINPIERPTVTQDLSENVILTTVDDLYNWARLSSLWPLLFGTACCFIEFAALIGSRFDFDRFGLIPRSSPRQADLIITAGTITMKMAPQLVRLYEQMPEPKYVIAMGACTITGGMFSVDSPTAVRGVDKLIPVDVYLPGCPPRPEAIIDAIIKLRKKIANDSIQERDQIKQTHRYYSTTHNLKPVEQILTGKYMQSDTRFTPPKELAEAIGLPVPPALLTSQKQKEETNRG from the coding sequence ATGGTCTTGAATTCTAATTTACCAACTCAGGACAAAGAACGCATCATCAACCCAATTGAGCGTCCCACTGTCACTCAAGACCTTTCAGAAAACGTGATTCTGACTACGGTTGATGACCTTTACAACTGGGCGCGGCTTTCTAGTTTGTGGCCGTTGCTATTCGGTACGGCTTGCTGCTTTATTGAGTTTGCAGCTTTAATTGGCTCTCGGTTTGACTTTGACCGCTTTGGGCTAATTCCCCGTTCCAGCCCGCGCCAAGCTGACTTAATTATTACGGCTGGCACAATCACCATGAAGATGGCACCTCAATTGGTACGTCTTTATGAACAAATGCCGGAACCGAAGTATGTGATTGCGATGGGAGCTTGTACAATTACAGGCGGGATGTTTAGCGTTGATTCCCCCACGGCTGTGCGTGGAGTTGATAAACTCATTCCTGTAGATGTGTACTTACCTGGTTGTCCGCCGCGTCCAGAAGCGATTATTGACGCGATTATTAAGCTACGGAAGAAGATAGCTAACGATTCCATCCAAGAACGGGATCAAATTAAGCAAACCCACCGCTATTACAGCACAACTCATAACCTGAAGCCTGTAGAGCAAATTTTAACTGGTAAGTATATGCAGTCAGATACTCGCTTTACACCACCCAAAGAATTGGCGGAAGCGATTGGTTTACCAGTTCCACCTGCTTTATTGACATCCCAGAAACAAAAGGAGGAAACTAACCGTGGCTGA
- the ndhC gene encoding photosynthetic/respiratory NAD(P)H-quinone oxidoreductase subunit C produces the protein MFVLSGYEYLLGFLIICSLVPALALSASKLLRPSGKSAERRTTYESGMEPIGGAWIQFNIRYYMFALVFVVFDVETVFLYPWAVAFHRLGLLAFIEALIFIAILVIALVYAWRKGALEWS, from the coding sequence GTGTTTGTTCTCAGCGGTTACGAGTACCTTCTAGGCTTTCTCATTATCTGTAGCCTAGTGCCTGCCCTGGCGCTCTCAGCGTCTAAGCTCCTACGACCCAGCGGCAAAAGTGCGGAACGGCGCACCACCTATGAATCCGGGATGGAACCCATCGGCGGAGCCTGGATTCAGTTCAACATTCGCTACTATATGTTTGCGCTGGTCTTTGTCGTCTTTGATGTGGAGACTGTGTTTTTGTATCCTTGGGCGGTAGCTTTCCACCGTCTAGGGCTATTGGCATTCATTGAAGCGCTAATTTTTATTGCAATTCTTGTAATCGCCTTAGTTTACGCATGGCGTAAAGGAGCTTTGGAATGGTCTTGA
- a CDS encoding NAD(P)H-quinone oxidoreductase subunit J — translation MADEESKPVPAEDSLVKAGKVSQWLSENGFDHEVLAPDVNGVEILKVAADFLLPTATALYAYGFNCLQFQGGVDLGPGQDLVSVYHLIKLGDNIDAPEEVRLKVFLPRENPTVPSVYWIWKTADWQERESYDMFGIVYEGHPNLKRILMPEDWVGWPLRKDYISPDFYELQDAY, via the coding sequence GTGGCTGATGAAGAATCTAAGCCAGTACCAGCCGAAGATTCACTGGTAAAAGCCGGAAAGGTTTCCCAATGGTTGAGCGAAAATGGCTTCGACCATGAAGTTTTAGCACCCGACGTTAACGGTGTAGAAATACTCAAGGTAGCAGCAGATTTCTTACTTCCTACCGCTACAGCTTTGTATGCATACGGGTTTAATTGTCTCCAGTTCCAAGGTGGTGTTGACCTCGGCCCGGGACAAGATCTGGTGAGTGTGTATCACTTAATTAAGCTAGGTGATAATATTGACGCGCCTGAAGAAGTACGATTGAAAGTGTTCCTCCCACGGGAAAACCCTACAGTGCCTTCAGTCTACTGGATTTGGAAGACCGCAGACTGGCAAGAGCGCGAGTCTTATGATATGTTCGGCATTGTCTATGAAGGACACCCCAACCTGAAGCGGATTTTAATGCCTGAAGATTGGGTAGGTTGGCCTTTGCGGAAGGATTACATCTCGCCTGATTTCTACGAGTTGCAAGACGCTTATTAG
- a CDS encoding GIY-YIG nuclease family protein yields the protein MLLENINLSELPSVYLLDKDKLPNCAAIYFVSDSQGQIIYIGRTINLAARWREHHRFKQLKRFNRKERINISWVNCSNQINALPTIENELINLYKPPLNWSKVVAPIRKITPAETALQQSLQQLANCNTMIFGFDPIADKEPPTIYLVYPVYDRRGVSGTIRSALKNINKKASTLKWKEYHTDPKRLGKFGYWETEYNGIRIDVAPFQGLVHFMDNSTRRAIAGVEFMAFSNEQLEILLENTPEFKEEASGLEALEDDPIPIELVDKKYQSNSNRQDVIEVEPWEGLELMAEGEARVMTRQFIYVDDVEIEICTSENVKHFVRHNVYWWLIYGNKNPDQGRNNIIENLKNAVEILPTIRWCGYRFRVETIVFSEDEMEVESILLPLTMFEDLIRNVKSSIAGKVLEEIKSGEYKSKPDAKAYIKLCVWLQSNSLSSLLLANKS from the coding sequence ATGTTATTAGAAAACATCAACTTATCTGAACTACCATCGGTTTATTTATTAGATAAAGACAAGTTGCCTAATTGTGCAGCTATCTACTTTGTTTCTGATAGCCAGGGTCAAATTATTTATATTGGCAGAACAATCAACTTAGCTGCACGGTGGCGAGAACATCATAGATTTAAACAGCTAAAAAGATTTAATCGCAAAGAGCGTATTAATATTAGTTGGGTAAATTGCAGTAATCAAATAAATGCTCTTCCAACTATCGAAAATGAACTAATCAATTTATACAAGCCGCCGTTGAATTGGTCGAAAGTGGTCGCACCAATTAGAAAAATAACTCCAGCCGAGACAGCATTACAGCAGAGTCTTCAGCAATTGGCTAACTGTAACACTATGATATTTGGATTCGATCCAATTGCTGATAAAGAACCACCAACAATATATTTGGTTTATCCTGTTTACGATAGGCGCGGTGTATCAGGCACTATACGATCTGCATTAAAAAATATCAACAAAAAAGCTAGCACACTGAAGTGGAAAGAGTACCATACAGACCCTAAGCGTTTAGGAAAATTCGGATATTGGGAGACTGAATACAACGGTATACGAATAGATGTAGCTCCGTTTCAAGGTTTAGTTCACTTTATGGATAATTCGACTCGTCGCGCTATCGCAGGGGTTGAATTTATGGCTTTTAGCAATGAGCAACTAGAAATACTTCTAGAAAATACACCAGAGTTTAAGGAAGAAGCTTCAGGTTTAGAGGCTTTAGAGGATGATCCTATTCCTATAGAACTAGTTGATAAAAAATATCAGAGCAATAGTAATCGTCAAGATGTAATAGAAGTAGAACCTTGGGAGGGATTAGAACTAATGGCTGAAGGTGAAGCTAGAGTGATGACTCGTCAATTTATATATGTAGATGATGTAGAAATAGAGATATGTACTAGCGAAAATGTCAAGCATTTTGTTAGGCACAATGTTTATTGGTGGCTGATATACGGAAATAAAAATCCTGACCAAGGGCGTAACAATATAATAGAAAACTTAAAAAATGCAGTAGAGATACTGCCAACTATCAGATGGTGTGGCTATAGATTTAGAGTGGAAACTATTGTATTCAGTGAAGACGAGATGGAAGTTGAAAGTATACTATTACCACTAACTATGTTTGAAGATTTAATTAGAAATGTAAAGTCAAGTATTGCTGGTAAAGTCTTAGAAGAAATTAAAAGCGGTGAATATAAATCTAAGCCAGATGCCAAAGCATATATAAAACTATGTGTATGGCTGCAAAGTAATTCATTATCCTCGCTACTTTTAGCAAATAAAAGCTAA
- the psbE gene encoding cytochrome b559 subunit alpha, with translation MSGTTGERPFSDIITSVRYWVIHSITIPALFIAGWLFVSTGLAYDVFGTPRPNEYFTEVRQEVPIVNNRFEAKKQVETYIGK, from the coding sequence ATGTCAGGTACCACTGGAGAACGTCCGTTTTCGGACATTATTACCAGCGTTCGTTACTGGGTAATTCACAGCATCACCATCCCAGCATTATTTATTGCAGGTTGGTTATTTGTCAGCACCGGACTGGCTTATGATGTTTTTGGTACACCCCGCCCCAATGAGTATTTCACCGAAGTGCGTCAAGAAGTACCCATTGTGAACAACCGTTTTGAAGCTAAAAAGCAAGTAGAAACTTATATCGGAAAGTAG